CCGCCATGGCGTCGGCCGTGGTGGTCACGGCGGGGACGACTCTGGGGACGACGGCGGGCCTGACCGGCCAGGCGTCCGCGATATCCGAGCGCGCCGACGGCGTGACCCTGGCCGCCCCCGACGCCCGGGGGGCGCGGATCGGGGCGAGCCACCGCATCACCCTCGTCACCGGTGACCGCGTGCTCGTCGACGCCGAGGGCCGGGTGCTCGGCCTGGAGCGGGCGAAAGGCCGTGAGGGCGTGCCGGTGCAGCTGCGCACGGCCGGCGGCCACACCTATGTGCTGCCGGCCGACGCCGCCCGGCTCATCGCCACCGGAAGGGTCGACGAACGGCTCTTCGACGTCACCGTGCTGAACCGTTCGACGACCCGCGCCTCCCAGAAGCAGGGCCTCAAACTGATCGTCGGCTACACGGGAACCGCCGCCGGCGCCCGCGCCGACGTACGGGAAGCCGGTGACACCGAGGTCCGGCGCACCCTGAAGACCCTGAACGCCGACGCGGTGCTCACCCCGAAGGGCGACGCCGCCGCGCTGTGGAAGGCGGTCACCGACACCGACGGCACCACCGCCACCGGGGTCGCGCACCTCTGGCTGGACGGCGTTCGCAAGGTCAGCCTCGACACGTCGGTCTCCCGGATCGGCGCCCCCAAGGCCTGGAAGGCGGGCTACGACGGCAAGGGCGTCACCATCGCGGTCCTGGACACCGGCGTCGACGCCACCCACCCCGACCTCAAGGGCCAGGTCACGGCCGCCAAGAACTTCTCCACCTCGCCCGACACCACCGACAAGTACGGTCACGGCACGCACGTCGCCTCCATCGCGGCGGGCACCGGGGCGAAGTCCAAGGGCAGGTACAAGGGCGTCGCGCCGGGCGCGAAGCTGCTCAACGGCAAGGTGCTGAGCGACGAGGGCTACGGGGACGACTCGTCCATCATCGCGGGCATGGAGTGGGCCGCCGCGCAGGGCGCCGACGTGGTCAACCTCAGCCTGGGCGGCGGCGACACCCCCGAGGTCGACCCGATGGAGGCGGAGATCAACAAGCTCTCCGCCGAGAAGGGCATCCTCTTCGCGGTCGCCGCCGGCAACGAGGGCGACGCGGCGCGGACGGTCGGCTCGCCGGGCAGCGCCGCCGCCGCGCTCACCGTGGGCGCCGTCGACGACAAGGACAGGATCGCCCCGTTCTCCAGCCGGGGCCCCGGCATGGACGGACAGATCAAGCCCGACGTGACCGCTCCCGGTGTCGCCATCACCGCCGCCGCGGCCCCGGGCAGCGTCATCGAGGAGGAGGTCGGCCAGAAACCCGCCGGGTACTTGACGATCTCCGGCACGTCGATGGCCACCCCGCATGTCGCGGGTACCGCCGCCCTCCTCAAGCAGCGGCACCCGGACTGGACGTACGCCGAACTGAAGGCCGTCCTCGTCGCGTCCGCCAAGGGCGGCCCGTACACGCCGTTCGAGCAGGGCTCGGGCCGGATCCGCGTCGACCGGGCGATCAAGCAGCGGGTGGTCGCCGACCCGGTCTCCGTCGACTTCGGCGTCCAGGAGTGGCCGCACACCGATGACAAGCCGGTCACCAGGAAGCTCACCTACGACAACCTCGGCACCAAGGCCGTCACGCTCAACCTCTCGATCGCCGGCACCGCCCCGAACGGCAAGCCCGCCCCGGCCGGCTTCTTCCGGCTCGGCGCGAAGAAGGTCACCGTCCCGGCGCGAGGCAGGGCCTCCGTGAAGGTCACCGTCGACACCCGGCTCGGCGGCGGACTCGACGGGGCCTACTCGGGGTACGTCGTCGCCGAGGGCGGCGGCCAGGGCGTACGCACGGCGGTGGCCGTGCAGCGCGAGGAGGAGTCGTACGACGTCACGCTGAAGATGATCGACCGGGACGGCGGGCCCGCCGAGCACCACATGCTCGACCTGACCGGGATCTCCGGGCTCGCCGAGGGCACGTGGTTCACGCCGTACGACAAGGACGGCACGGTCGAGCTGCGGGTGCCGGAGGGGACGTACGTCTTCAACGCCGGGATCGTCGTGGACCCGAAGGACTACGGCAAGGGAGCGGCCTGGCTCTCCCGGCCGACCCTCACCGTCGACCGGACGACCTCCCTCACGCTGGACGCCCGCAAGACGAAACCCGTGGACATCACCGTGCCCGACACCGCCGCCGAACCAGTCTTCGCGGCACCCGAGTTCACCCTGCTGGTCGGCGACAGCGGGTACACCTTCGGATGGCTGCTCGACACGTACGAGGGGTTCCGGACCGCGCATCTCGGTCCGCAGATCACGGGCGGCCGGCTCAGTCAGAACTGGGTGGGCCAGTGGACCGAGGGCGACACCGAGCAGTACGCCGTCGCCACCGGAGGCAAGGTCACGAAGCTGGCCACCGGCTTCACCAAGCGCTGGAAGAAGAGCGAACTGTCCACCGTGCGGACCGGCCTGGGCTCCTCCGCCGCGGGGAGGACCGGCGCCGTCATCCCCTGGGCCTGGCTCCCCGACAGCCCCGCCTCACCCGCCGTCGGCGTGCCGGGGCCCCTGCCCGGCACCCGCACGCTGCACCTGTCCGCCGTGCGCGGAGTGAAGTGGAGCCTCGACTTCGAGCAGTACGGCGCCGAGGACGAACAGGGCTTCCCGCTGCTCGACGCGTACTACACGACCGGCGACAGTCAGACCTTCGAGGCGGGAAAAACGTACGCCCGGACCTTCAACGTCGGGGTCTTCGGCCCGAAGATCGCCGGGTTCTACGGCATCCGCCGCGACGGGAACACGGTGTACGGCCTGCTGCCGATGTTCGCCGACGGGCGCGGACACGCCGGGGCCTCCTTCTACGAGAAGGTCACGACCTTCCTCCACCGCGACGGGGAGAAGCTCGCCTCCAGCGAGGACGCGCTGGACGGGTCCGGGCAGTTCAAGGTGCCGGCGGGCCTCGCCACCTACCGTCTGACGACGTCCATCTCCCGCTCCGCCGAGCTGGCCCGGGCCGCCTCCCGGATCGACGCGAGCTGGACCTTCACCTCGCAGAAGACCGCGAGCGACACGAAACTCCCGGTCTCGACCGTCCGTTTCGGCGCCCCGTTCCTGGGGCTCGACAGCACCGCCCCGGCCGGCAGCGAGGGCACCGTCCGCGTCACCGTGCAGGGTGCGGCCCGGGGCCAAAACCTCAAGTCGCTGACCGTGTACGTGTCCGGCGACGGCAAGAAGTGGACCAAGGTCGCCCTGAAGAACAGCAGGTTCACCCAGAGGACCCCGGCGGCGGGCGACAGCGTCTCCCTGCGAGCCGTCGTGACCGACAGGAAGGGGAACAGGTCGACGGTGACGATCCACGACGCGTACTTCGGCAGGTGAGACCCGGCAGGTGAGATCCGCAGGTGACGGACGCGTCGCCCGTCGGCTACGGCGTCGCCGTCGACGCCCGGTTCGCGTCCGTGCCCCAGCTGGCCAGGAGACGCAGGGCGTCGGCGGAGGGCGAGCCCGGCTCGGCGTGGTAGGTGATCAGGCTCTGCTCGTGGTCGTCGGGGAGCTTGAACGTCTCGAAGGAGAGGGTGAGTTCACCGACCAGGGGGTGGTGCATGCGCTTCACCCCGTGGCTCTTCTCCTTCACGTCGTGCGCCGCCCACAGCCGCCGGAACTCCTCGCTCTTCACCGACAACTCGCCCACCAGCGCCGACAGCAGCGGATCGTCCGGATGGCAGCCCGCGTCCATCCGCAGATAGCTGACGATGTCGGCCGCCTTCTGATCCCAGTCGACGTACAGATCCCGGTAGTCGGGCCGCAGGAACACCATCCGCGCCCAGTTCCGTTCCTGCGGCGGCAGCGCCGACCAGTCCCCGAAGACCGCCGCCGCCATCCGGTTCCACACCAGGATGTCCGAGCGCCGGCCCGTGACGTACGCCGGAACGCCGTCGAGGGTGTCGATCAGCTGCCGCAGGGCGCCCCGCACCTGCTGCGGCCGGGCCGAGCGCTTCTTCTTGTGCGCCTTCGGCTTCGCGAGATGCGTGAGGTGGGCGTGCTCCGCGTCGTTCAGCCGGAGGGCGCGCGCGATGGCGTCGAGCACCTCCGCCGACACATTGCGCCCGTTGCCCTGCTCCAGCCGCGTGTAGTACGCCACCGACACCCCGGCGAGCTGCGCCAGCTCCTCCCGGCGCAGCCCGGGAACCCGGCGGTGCCGCCCGAAGGTGGGCAGGCCCACGTCCTCCGGCTGCAGCCGGGCCCGCCGGGTGCGCAGGAACTCGCTGAGCTCGGCGCGCCGGTCCAGCGCCCCGGCGGCCTGACCGGCCTGGGGCTCCCGCGGGGTTTCGGGCTGTTCGTCCATACGGCAAGTATTCACGGTCGTACGACCACGGGGGCCGGTGAGCCTGACCCCGCCAGTGGTAGGACCGGCGGACGTACGCAAAGCCGTGACCTGGGTGAATCCTGTGACTTCGGGCAGGCTGGTATCCGCAGCCGGCCGGAAGGCAGCCGGATGCGGGACGACGATCAGGAGAACCACGGCATGACCACCACTGTTGCCGCCTACGCGGCGCCCGCCGCCAAGGCTCCGCTGGAGCGCACCACGATCGAGCGCCGCGAGGTCGGTGAGTTCGACGTACTGATCGACATCAAGTACGCCGGTATCTGCCACTCGGACATCCACCAGGCCCGTGAGGGCTGGGGCGAGGCGATCTTCCCGATGGTCCCCGGCCACGAGATCGCCGGCGTCGTCGAGGCCGTCGGCTCCGGCGTCACCAAGTTCGCCGTCGGTGACAAGGTCGGCGTCGGCTGCATGGTCGACTCCTGCCGCGAGTGCGAGAACTGCCAGGCGGGCCTGGAGCAGTACTGCCTCAAGGGCAACGTCGGCACGTACAACGCCATCGGCAAGGACGGCGAGCCCACCTACGGCGGCTACGCGGAGAAGATCGTCGTCGACGAGGCCTTCACCCTGCGCATCCCCGACGGCATCGCGCTCGACGAGGCCGCGCCCCTGCTGTGCGCCGGCATCACCACGTACTCCCCGCTCAAGCACTGGAACGCCGGCCCCGGCAAGAAGGTCGCCGTCGTCGGTCTCGGCGGCCTCGGCCACATGGGCGTCAAGCTCGCGCACGCGCTGGGCGCCGAGGTGACCGTGCTCTCGCAGTCCCTCAAGAAGCGCGAGGACGGCCTGAAGCTGGGCGCCGACCACTACTACGCGACCAGCGACGAGGCGACGTTCAAGGAGCTGGCGGGCACCTTCGACCTGATCGTGTCGACGGTCTCGGCGCCCCTGAACCTGGACGCCTACCTCTCCCTGCTGAAGACCGACGGCGCCTTCGTGAACGTCGGCGCGCCCGAGGAGCCCGTCGCCCTCAACCTCTTCTCCGTCATCGCCGGCCGCAAGACCCTCGCGGGCTCCGGCATCGGCGGCATCCCGGAGACCCAGGAGATGCTGGACTTCTGCGCCGAGCACGGCATCGGTGCCGAGATCGAGCTGATCCGCGCGGACCAGATCAACGAGGCGTACGAGCGGGTGCTGGCGAGCGACGTGCGCTACCGCTTCGTGATCGACACGTCGACGATCTGAGCACGTCGGTCGGGCGGGGCGGTCGCGTCGTGTCCGGCCGCGGGTGAGCGGGGGCCGGTCGCGCGGTTCCCCGCGCCCATCGAGCGGCACGGGGCTGCGCCCCGTGCCGCTTGCCCCCTGCCTGGGGCGGCCGGACGA
This genomic stretch from Streptomyces deccanensis harbors:
- a CDS encoding NAD(P)-dependent alcohol dehydrogenase: MTTTVAAYAAPAAKAPLERTTIERREVGEFDVLIDIKYAGICHSDIHQAREGWGEAIFPMVPGHEIAGVVEAVGSGVTKFAVGDKVGVGCMVDSCRECENCQAGLEQYCLKGNVGTYNAIGKDGEPTYGGYAEKIVVDEAFTLRIPDGIALDEAAPLLCAGITTYSPLKHWNAGPGKKVAVVGLGGLGHMGVKLAHALGAEVTVLSQSLKKREDGLKLGADHYYATSDEATFKELAGTFDLIVSTVSAPLNLDAYLSLLKTDGAFVNVGAPEEPVALNLFSVIAGRKTLAGSGIGGIPETQEMLDFCAEHGIGAEIELIRADQINEAYERVLASDVRYRFVIDTSTI
- a CDS encoding helix-turn-helix transcriptional regulator, which gives rise to MDEQPETPREPQAGQAAGALDRRAELSEFLRTRRARLQPEDVGLPTFGRHRRVPGLRREELAQLAGVSVAYYTRLEQGNGRNVSAEVLDAIARALRLNDAEHAHLTHLAKPKAHKKKRSARPQQVRGALRQLIDTLDGVPAYVTGRRSDILVWNRMAAAVFGDWSALPPQERNWARMVFLRPDYRDLYVDWDQKAADIVSYLRMDAGCHPDDPLLSALVGELSVKSEEFRRLWAAHDVKEKSHGVKRMHHPLVGELTLSFETFKLPDDHEQSLITYHAEPGSPSADALRLLASWGTDANRASTATP
- a CDS encoding S8 family peptidase, with the translated sequence MASAVVVTAGTTLGTTAGLTGQASAISERADGVTLAAPDARGARIGASHRITLVTGDRVLVDAEGRVLGLERAKGREGVPVQLRTAGGHTYVLPADAARLIATGRVDERLFDVTVLNRSTTRASQKQGLKLIVGYTGTAAGARADVREAGDTEVRRTLKTLNADAVLTPKGDAAALWKAVTDTDGTTATGVAHLWLDGVRKVSLDTSVSRIGAPKAWKAGYDGKGVTIAVLDTGVDATHPDLKGQVTAAKNFSTSPDTTDKYGHGTHVASIAAGTGAKSKGRYKGVAPGAKLLNGKVLSDEGYGDDSSIIAGMEWAAAQGADVVNLSLGGGDTPEVDPMEAEINKLSAEKGILFAVAAGNEGDAARTVGSPGSAAAALTVGAVDDKDRIAPFSSRGPGMDGQIKPDVTAPGVAITAAAAPGSVIEEEVGQKPAGYLTISGTSMATPHVAGTAALLKQRHPDWTYAELKAVLVASAKGGPYTPFEQGSGRIRVDRAIKQRVVADPVSVDFGVQEWPHTDDKPVTRKLTYDNLGTKAVTLNLSIAGTAPNGKPAPAGFFRLGAKKVTVPARGRASVKVTVDTRLGGGLDGAYSGYVVAEGGGQGVRTAVAVQREEESYDVTLKMIDRDGGPAEHHMLDLTGISGLAEGTWFTPYDKDGTVELRVPEGTYVFNAGIVVDPKDYGKGAAWLSRPTLTVDRTTSLTLDARKTKPVDITVPDTAAEPVFAAPEFTLLVGDSGYTFGWLLDTYEGFRTAHLGPQITGGRLSQNWVGQWTEGDTEQYAVATGGKVTKLATGFTKRWKKSELSTVRTGLGSSAAGRTGAVIPWAWLPDSPASPAVGVPGPLPGTRTLHLSAVRGVKWSLDFEQYGAEDEQGFPLLDAYYTTGDSQTFEAGKTYARTFNVGVFGPKIAGFYGIRRDGNTVYGLLPMFADGRGHAGASFYEKVTTFLHRDGEKLASSEDALDGSGQFKVPAGLATYRLTTSISRSAELARAASRIDASWTFTSQKTASDTKLPVSTVRFGAPFLGLDSTAPAGSEGTVRVTVQGAARGQNLKSLTVYVSGDGKKWTKVALKNSRFTQRTPAAGDSVSLRAVVTDRKGNRSTVTIHDAYFGR